The DNA segment ACAAAGATAGAATATCGAATCAATGGAAGACTGTCGAAATGTCTCAATGCCCTCCACCCCCATGTCCACCTCCGCTTGAACCACCACTTCCACCTCCTGAAGACGAATGACCACCCCCTGAAGAGGAACGGCCTCCGCCTCCAGATCGGCTACCTGATCGAGAAGAATTACGATTTGAAGATAAAAGGTTGTCTGAATCACATTTCGAATGACAACCAATATAAAGAATTGGACAGGTTAAATTCATTTGGTTTGAATTTGTAGGAGTAGGTTGTAAAGTGATCAGATAACAAAGTGCTTGGTCCGAGTCACATTTCCTTTTACAGCTTTCTGATGAATGATTATTATACGTGTTAGAACAATTAAAAAAGAACAACAGAAAGCCTAGAGAAATGAATAACTTAGTTGGGAAAAATATAGTCTTCATTTTGCACCTTTTTCTAACAATAACCGAACAATCTCTTCCTTTTCTGAAAGGAGAATTTCAGATAAAGCGGTATGACCTTCATTTGTGACTAAATTAGGGTTTGCTCCTGCATCGAGTAATATTTTTACAATTCTCGGATAACGATTATAAGCTGCCATCATTAATGCTGTATGTCCATTTCTCGTTTTTGCATTTAAATCTACATTCATTGAAACTAATAGTGATACAATTTCAGTGTGACCTTCTTTTGAAGCAATCATAAGAGGTGTTAGTCTTTCGAACGTATCTTCAGGTGAGTTTATATCATAACCTTGTTTGATAAGTTGTCTGACTCTTTCCGTATTTCCTGTTGCAACCTGGTAATACAAATTCTGGAATCGATCTTCTGACCTGGTTTGTAGATTAGCACATTGAATTGTCAAAAGGAGAAAACTGAGCGTTAGGTAAATTGTTCGTTTCATGTTTGCATTTTCACATGACCGAAACTTATTTCAAATAGTGGTATTCCGCAAATGTGGGAAACTACTAAGTGTCGGAGGATATTCTCTAAAAAGCTTGAAATGAATTTCCCATTGGAATGCTGAGATTATCGATTTATTGGAATAAAGTAAGATTTATTTGGAAAGTTTTTGTCCGGACTATTTTTTTAAACTCGTTTTCTTGGCTTTTTTCTTAGCTGGTGGAGACTTTTGATTGTATTCGAAAGATAATTGAATCCAGTATTCAATTTCTTTTTTTGTTTTGATATCTTCTTCCTTAACAAAAACAAATCCTTTCATCAGGTGTCCGTTATGGATCATTGGGCGAGCTTTTTTCTTCGATAGAATTGATTCAACGGCTTCAGGATCAATTCTGCACATGATTTCATCAGTTCTAATACAGACGCACATTTTCCCGTTTACCATAAAACATAAACCGCCAAACATTTTTTTCTCTACCACATCCGTCTGTCCTTCCATTAACTTCCGAACACGATCCAATAATTTATCATTAATAGCCATATGTTTGAAAGATATAAGATGAATTTCTAGAAATGTAAACTTATATAAAAAAAAAGGAATCAAATTCATGAAGAAAGTTATGTGTTTTTTTCTTTGTATAAGAAAGTGAATTCAAAGGTGGTTTGGGCAAGGGAAAGGTGATTCCCTATTGTTCCAGGGAAAACCACCGTGTCAGTGAGTCGGAATTGTTTTGGCAATGAAGTCGTAACGTATATGCCTTCATTCACGTATGTATCTACAAACCCACCCATCCGAGTTAGGCCAAACGTGGAGTTGCTCATGGGTAGGTTTTGATAAGAGAAAAAAGTTGGCGTTATTTTTTATATTTGAATCTAGGGAATATTGAAAGCAAAGGCAATAAACCAATAGTGAACCGAATTGTTTCTCCACTTTCAGTTAATGAAAATATGAATAACTGAAATAAAATCAAAAACAATACAAGAAATTCTGTATTTATGATTAGTGGCTTCGATCGGTTTTTTATAAGTTTCAACAATTGGCTGAATAAATAAATAAAACAAAGAAAACGTAGCGTATAGAAACAATATTTTATAAAACCTTCCGGTTGATAATTTAAAAGAGTATATTTAAAAGTAATGAAGTTATAAATATTTTTGATGATATGTTTTATGCTGTCCTGTGGATGTTTTTTTATATGATGTATAATGCAGGAAAGTAGGTAATTGCTGTTATCTCGGTGTTCGGCGGTGTTTATGTTTGGCCAACGTCCTTCCCTTGTTGGTTTTGCATCTACTTCAACTAAGTTTCGTTTAGGCATTACCTGTGGCCAGGCTCTTTGAATATTGAAACCAGAATGATTTGTCATCGTTAATTGTTTATGGTGTGTATATAGGTGGTAGTGAAATGGTAAGGTGATAAAAACTAATGGTAAAAATGGAATTACGTAACTTGAGATTTTATATTTTTTTTGTTTTAGAATGTAAACTACGAAAAGACAAATTAACAATGCTATTAAAATACCAAATGGTCTAAGCATATCCAACATTGATAGTAGGAAACCCAATAGTAGTAATTTTAAATGGGATATTTCTTTTTGAGTTTCTAAGTTTTTGCAAATAAGTATGGTGATGCATAAAAGTAAAGGGAATATTATATCGTATGATTGAGGATTGCCCTTGTGAATTCTTAAGGATGCGTAAAAAAAAGTGGCAGAGAATATGAAGCTGATAATAAGTTTAAGAATGTTTTTTCTGCGAAATAGAATGGGGATTGAAAATAAGGTAACAAAACTTGCTTGGTATATCCATTCTGTAACTATTCTAGTATCACCGAATACCTTAACGCTTAGATATTCTAAAATTGTTAGATTGATTGGAATTGGTATCATCAATTCCTTTAAAAATTTGAGATAACTTGGAAAATCTAGGTCCTTATATTCTTCCACCCCATATACATTCATCCATGAAATGACAGGTAGTGCTTTTTGGTTTGAGATTAGTAGTATAGCTCCAAAAAAAAATGCGAAATAGCAAAATTTAATCCAGAATTTTAGG comes from the Leptospira bourretii genome and includes:
- a CDS encoding ankyrin repeat domain-containing protein encodes the protein MKRTIYLTLSFLLLTIQCANLQTRSEDRFQNLYYQVATGNTERVRQLIKQGYDINSPEDTFERLTPLMIASKEGHTEIVSLLVSMNVDLNAKTRNGHTALMMAAYNRYPRIVKILLDAGANPNLVTNEGHTALSEILLSEKEEIVRLLLEKGAK
- a CDS encoding TfoX/Sxy family protein, which codes for MIPFFLYKFTFLEIHLISFKHMAINDKLLDRVRKLMEGQTDVVEKKMFGGLCFMVNGKMCVCIRTDEIMCRIDPEAVESILSKKKARPMIHNGHLMKGFVFVKEEDIKTKKEIEYWIQLSFEYNQKSPPAKKKAKKTSLKK